Proteins encoded in a region of the Shewanella polaris genome:
- a CDS encoding FAD-dependent oxidoreductase has product MFKKIVLLLIAASLVGLFFHFDLHQLLTLEGLKGSMNDFSQLREESPLLVIGGFFLLYVAVTALSLPGAAILTIASGALFGIVEGLIIASFASSIGATLAFLVSRYLLRDSIKQRFPERLAAIDAGIEKEGGFYLFTLRLVPIFPFFLINMLMGVTAFKSWTFYWVSQVGMFLGTFVYVNAGTQLAQIDSLSNILSFNLIVSFALLGLFPIIAKGIVNMIKKRRVYSKWTKPAKFDRNMIVIGAGAGGLVTSYIAAAVKAKVTLIEAGEMGGDCLNYGCVPSKAIIKSAKIAQQIRNAHHYGLEDSTPEFSFKKVMARVHQVVADIAPHDSVERYTNLGVDVVKGYAKLVDPWTVEINHPDGNISRLTARSIVIATGARPFVPPLPGIEEVGYVTSDTLWDEFAKLDTAPQKLVVLGGGPIGSELAQSFARLGSQVTQVEMAERIMIKEDLEVSEFATQALQKSGVNILTSHQALRCELRDGKKYLIVKHQEQELALEYDQLLCAVGRSARLSGYGLEELGIETNRTIVTNEYLETLYPNIYAAGDIVGPYQFTHVAAHQGWYAAVNGLFGHLKKFKVDYRVIPWTTFIDPEVARVGINEYEAKQQGIDYEVTRFDFAELDRAITDSATEGFIKVITPKGKDKILGVTVVSEHAGDLIAEFVLAMKHGLGLNKILGTIHSYPTWAEGNKYAAGEWKRNHAPETVLRWLEKYHTWRRG; this is encoded by the coding sequence ATGTTTAAAAAAATTGTTTTATTACTGATTGCTGCATCATTAGTGGGATTATTTTTCCACTTTGACTTGCATCAATTACTGACCTTAGAGGGCCTAAAGGGCTCGATGAATGACTTTAGTCAATTACGTGAAGAGTCACCACTGTTGGTTATTGGCGGGTTCTTTTTATTGTATGTGGCAGTGACCGCATTGTCCTTACCTGGTGCCGCGATTCTTACCATCGCTTCGGGTGCCTTATTTGGCATCGTAGAAGGATTAATTATTGCGTCGTTTGCCTCGAGTATCGGCGCAACACTGGCATTTTTAGTGTCGCGTTATCTGTTGCGTGATTCAATTAAACAACGTTTTCCAGAGCGCTTAGCGGCCATTGATGCCGGTATTGAAAAAGAAGGTGGCTTTTACTTATTTACCTTACGTTTAGTGCCAATATTCCCGTTCTTTTTAATCAACATGCTGATGGGTGTAACCGCCTTTAAATCGTGGACTTTTTACTGGGTAAGCCAAGTCGGTATGTTTTTGGGCACCTTTGTTTACGTTAATGCGGGTACTCAGTTGGCACAAATTGACAGCTTATCGAATATTTTATCCTTTAACCTTATCGTGTCATTTGCACTATTAGGTTTATTCCCCATTATTGCAAAAGGTATTGTTAACATGATCAAAAAACGTCGCGTATACAGCAAATGGACCAAGCCAGCTAAATTTGATCGCAACATGATTGTGATAGGCGCAGGTGCCGGTGGCCTAGTAACCAGTTATATTGCTGCCGCAGTAAAAGCTAAAGTGACCTTAATTGAAGCCGGCGAAATGGGCGGCGACTGCTTAAACTATGGCTGTGTGCCGAGTAAAGCGATTATTAAAAGCGCTAAAATTGCTCAGCAAATAAGAAACGCCCATCATTACGGCTTAGAAGACAGCACTCCTGAATTTTCATTTAAAAAAGTCATGGCGCGTGTGCATCAAGTGGTTGCCGATATTGCTCCCCACGACAGTGTTGAGCGTTACACCAACTTAGGTGTCGACGTAGTCAAAGGCTATGCAAAATTAGTCGACCCATGGACAGTTGAAATTAACCACCCAGACGGTAATATCAGTCGCTTAACCGCGCGTAGCATTGTCATTGCTACAGGTGCTCGCCCATTTGTGCCACCGTTACCAGGCATAGAAGAAGTTGGTTATGTCACCAGTGATACCTTGTGGGACGAGTTTGCAAAACTCGATACAGCACCACAAAAATTAGTGGTACTAGGCGGCGGCCCAATTGGCTCAGAACTGGCACAAAGCTTTGCCCGTTTAGGATCACAAGTGACTCAAGTTGAAATGGCTGAGCGCATCATGATCAAAGAAGATCTTGAAGTGTCTGAGTTTGCCACCCAAGCCTTGCAAAAAAGTGGCGTGAATATTTTAACCTCACACCAAGCGCTGCGCTGCGAACTACGAGACGGTAAAAAATACCTTATTGTTAAACATCAAGAGCAAGAGTTAGCGTTAGAGTACGACCAGCTATTATGTGCTGTCGGTCGTAGTGCCCGCCTAAGCGGTTACGGCTTAGAAGAGTTAGGCATTGAAACCAACCGCACTATCGTCACCAATGAATACCTAGAAACCTTATACCCAAATATCTATGCGGCAGGTGACATTGTTGGGCCTTATCAATTTACTCACGTAGCAGCGCATCAAGGCTGGTACGCGGCAGTCAATGGACTTTTTGGCCACTTGAAAAAGTTCAAAGTCGACTATCGCGTTATTCCATGGACTACGTTTATCGATCCAGAAGTGGCTCGTGTGGGTATTAATGAATACGAAGCCAAACAGCAAGGGATTGATTATGAGGTCACTCGCTTTGATTTTGCCGAGCTTGATCGCGCCATTACAGACAGTGCTACCGAAGGGTTTATTAAAGTGATTACCCCTAAAGGTAAAGATAAAATCTTAGGTGTAACGGTCGTGTCTGAACACGCTGGTGATTTAATTGCTGAATTTGTATTGGCGATGAAACACGGATTAGGGCTTAACAAGATTTTAGGCACCATTCACAGTTACCCAACATGGGCCGAAGGCAACAAGTACGCCGCAGGTGAATGGAAGCGTAACCATGCACCAGAAACTGTATTGCGCTGGTTAGAAAAATACCACACATGGCGTCGTGGCTAA
- a CDS encoding TonB-dependent receptor — protein sequence MLLYRHPNRSLTALAISLALYSSMASSMATAAEDTSSIEVIQVSGKAINDKGMSPKNSTVDGPFGDGIALKDIARSVTPITSEMIEELNIIDLSDIQKVSPNSYSASGFGASSLPTIRGQLGELYQDGVRRQAGNNGFGVPMSFNPVEQIDVVKGAPPVLLGTSQRNGGFVNLHSKVAPTDDQFSKLTLSGGSWDHYRAQIDIGTDIVANQSGVRLSAEHIDNGSYYDYSGFKSDSIFVAFRFFPDDASTWDINVEYYDVEFTDNAGINRPTQALIDNGLYVTGQGVQPNGSTIAGANAIVSPTGLVEIDRSQVLTDPDNINNAQTFLLHSTYVRELSDKATFKNITYYQHLEREEIAKNSFVEIIDGADTAQNRVELAYQWNDSQSTITAVDIRYNKVLGYSQFTTEADLPIDLTGPIENRRIPLTAEQQARLVELRLGVFVSPGAQYDTNSDGSSDFSLSDTTDSTSWQTGLAIQHNSQWTDKLSTSIGYRADFYDVDAHDPIAPQGQIAASDSISEMLESGQISVSYQLSDFITTYASASYNESTSNSMAGGTTLGANNQISSQNFATENTLTEVGIKYSPTDSAWYVDAAVFDQKRSLRNRDGSNTGIRTKGFEAQAFYDADPFWLSAGYSYLDARYDDSASSQDTVQVADTFDNSRPDIIQGTGIGAPNFASFAPSDRRVQGLPEQTFTINGGMSITEKWKAGFSGLYTKSYPLDYLATVYIRDQYTLNINTRYDFTEQTSLRLDVNNVTNQENWRPVFEGGYFGSTLVYPELPVNATLTLQHSF from the coding sequence ATGCTTCTTTATCGTCACCCTAACCGTTCACTTACTGCGCTAGCCATTAGCCTAGCCCTGTATTCATCAATGGCTTCATCGATGGCTACTGCAGCCGAAGACACCTCTTCTATCGAGGTCATTCAAGTGTCAGGCAAAGCGATTAACGATAAAGGCATGTCACCTAAAAACAGCACTGTTGATGGTCCATTTGGTGACGGAATAGCATTAAAAGATATTGCTCGCTCAGTGACGCCTATCACCAGTGAAATGATTGAAGAGCTTAATATCATAGACTTGTCTGACATTCAAAAAGTCAGCCCAAACAGTTATTCAGCTAGCGGCTTTGGCGCATCAAGCCTACCCACTATTCGGGGGCAATTAGGCGAGCTATATCAAGACGGTGTGCGTCGTCAAGCGGGTAACAATGGTTTTGGTGTACCTATGTCGTTTAACCCAGTCGAACAAATTGATGTGGTAAAAGGTGCGCCGCCAGTACTATTAGGCACCAGTCAACGCAACGGTGGATTTGTTAACTTACACTCTAAAGTCGCACCAACTGATGACCAATTCTCTAAACTCACGTTATCGGGTGGCAGTTGGGATCATTACCGTGCTCAAATAGATATTGGCACCGACATAGTAGCCAACCAAAGCGGTGTGCGGTTAAGTGCAGAACACATCGATAATGGCAGCTACTACGATTACTCAGGTTTTAAAAGCGACAGTATCTTTGTCGCATTTAGATTTTTTCCTGACGATGCCAGCACTTGGGACATTAATGTCGAATATTACGATGTTGAGTTTACTGACAACGCGGGGATTAACCGCCCGACTCAAGCATTAATCGACAACGGTTTATACGTTACAGGTCAAGGTGTACAGCCTAATGGCAGCACTATAGCTGGAGCCAATGCCATCGTATCCCCTACTGGGTTAGTTGAGATAGATCGCAGCCAAGTATTAACCGACCCCGACAATATCAATAACGCCCAAACCTTTTTACTTCACAGTACTTATGTTCGTGAGTTAAGTGATAAAGCGACCTTTAAAAACATAACTTATTATCAACATTTAGAACGTGAAGAAATCGCTAAAAATAGTTTTGTTGAAATTATTGATGGCGCAGATACCGCCCAAAACAGAGTTGAATTAGCCTATCAGTGGAACGATAGCCAAAGCACTATTACTGCGGTCGATATCCGCTACAACAAAGTGTTAGGTTACAGTCAATTTACCACCGAAGCGGACTTACCTATCGACTTGACTGGTCCCATTGAAAACCGCCGTATTCCTCTTACTGCTGAGCAGCAAGCAAGGCTAGTTGAACTTCGTCTAGGTGTGTTTGTGTCACCCGGTGCCCAGTACGATACCAATAGCGATGGCAGCAGCGATTTTTCATTGTCTGACACCACTGACTCAACCAGTTGGCAAACGGGTTTAGCCATTCAACATAACAGCCAATGGACAGATAAATTGTCGACCAGCATTGGTTATCGTGCCGATTTTTATGATGTAGATGCGCACGATCCGATTGCCCCGCAAGGGCAAATCGCAGCCAGCGATTCGATCAGTGAAATGCTTGAATCAGGGCAAATCAGTGTTAGTTATCAACTCAGCGATTTTATCACCACCTATGCCAGCGCCAGTTATAACGAGTCAACCTCAAACAGCATGGCTGGCGGTACCACGTTAGGCGCCAACAACCAAATTAGTAGCCAAAACTTTGCCACCGAAAACACCTTAACTGAAGTAGGCATTAAATATTCACCCACGGACAGTGCTTGGTATGTTGATGCGGCAGTGTTTGATCAAAAGCGTAGCTTGCGTAACCGCGATGGCAGCAATACCGGCATTCGCACTAAAGGTTTTGAAGCCCAAGCCTTTTATGATGCAGATCCATTTTGGTTAAGCGCGGGCTACAGTTATTTAGACGCGCGTTATGATGACTCCGCCAGTAGTCAAGATACAGTACAAGTTGCCGATACGTTTGATAACTCACGCCCAGATATTATTCAAGGCACAGGTATTGGCGCACCAAACTTCGCTTCATTTGCACCGTCGGACCGCCGTGTACAAGGCCTTCCTGAACAAACGTTCACAATTAATGGCGGAATGTCCATTACTGAGAAATGGAAAGCTGGTTTCTCCGGTCTATATACCAAGAGTTACCCATTGGACTATTTAGCGACTGTGTATATTCGCGATCAGTACACGCTTAACATTAACACTCGCTATGATTTTACTGAGCAAACAAGTTTAAGGCTGGACGTCAATAACGTTACGAATCAAGAGAACTGGCGCCCGGTATTTGAAGGCGGTTATTTCGGTTCTACCTTGGTTTATCCTGAACTACCGGTTAACGCCACCCTGACTTTACAGCACTCATTTTAA